The Bacillus sp. Marseille-Q1617 genome has a segment encoding these proteins:
- a CDS encoding alpha-glucosidase: protein MNKKWWHQSTVYQIYPRSFNDHNGDGIGDIPGIIDKLDYLAFLGIDILWLSPVYQSPNDDNGYDISDYYEIMSDFGTMDDMDKLIAEAHKRDIHIIMDLVINHTSDEHPWFIESRKSRDNPYRDYYIWREGSDGPPSDITSVFSGPAWELDGATGEYYFHLFSKKQPDLNLHNREVRDHLYKMMNFWLDKGVSGFRMDVIDLIGKEIDDKVLTDGPKLHDYLQEMNREVLSNYPTVTVGETPSATPETAKLYTGEGRGELDMVFTFQHMSLDEVEGKGKWALKPLELQDLKETLGKWQTELYGQGWNSLYWNNHDQPRIVSRWGNESTYRVESAKMLATLLHMMQGTPYIYQGEEIGMTNIVFDDIRDYRDIETINFYNEKISQGIPQEDVMKSIHVKGRDNARTPFQWNRGLHGGFTTGTPWLEVNANHKDINAEDALKDEGSIFHYYKKLISLRKEHDIIIYGKYELILKDHPEIFAYKRTLGNETLVVVANFYGNEPELALPSGFDGSKCEIVINNYTEAAGRPSELKKMRPYETIVYLIQN, encoded by the coding sequence ATGAACAAAAAATGGTGGCATCAATCAACGGTGTATCAAATATACCCGCGCAGTTTTAATGATCATAACGGAGACGGGATTGGCGACATCCCAGGTATCATTGATAAACTTGATTATCTCGCTTTTCTCGGAATCGACATCCTCTGGCTCAGCCCTGTCTATCAATCACCGAATGATGACAACGGCTATGATATCAGCGATTATTATGAAATCATGAGTGATTTCGGTACGATGGATGATATGGATAAATTGATCGCAGAGGCGCATAAACGGGACATTCATATCATAATGGATCTCGTCATCAACCACACATCGGATGAGCATCCATGGTTCATCGAATCCCGGAAATCGAGGGACAATCCGTATCGTGATTATTATATCTGGAGAGAAGGCAGCGACGGCCCGCCGAGCGATATCACGTCCGTTTTCAGCGGACCGGCCTGGGAACTTGATGGGGCGACCGGTGAGTACTACTTCCATCTCTTCAGTAAAAAACAGCCTGACCTGAACCTTCATAACAGGGAAGTCCGGGATCACCTCTATAAGATGATGAATTTCTGGCTGGATAAAGGCGTGAGCGGCTTCCGGATGGACGTCATCGATCTGATTGGAAAAGAGATTGATGACAAGGTCCTGACAGACGGGCCAAAGCTTCACGACTATCTTCAGGAAATGAATCGGGAGGTCCTCTCAAACTATCCGACCGTAACCGTCGGGGAAACGCCTTCTGCCACACCTGAGACAGCAAAGCTGTATACGGGTGAAGGACGGGGCGAGCTCGATATGGTCTTCACCTTTCAGCATATGTCACTTGACGAAGTGGAAGGAAAAGGAAAATGGGCGTTAAAGCCTCTCGAACTGCAAGACTTAAAAGAAACACTGGGCAAATGGCAGACAGAGCTATATGGCCAAGGCTGGAACAGTTTGTATTGGAATAATCACGATCAGCCGAGGATCGTGTCCAGATGGGGCAATGAGAGCACATACCGTGTAGAGTCGGCCAAGATGCTTGCGACCCTTCTTCACATGATGCAGGGAACCCCTTATATCTATCAAGGCGAAGAAATCGGGATGACCAACATTGTTTTCGATGATATCCGGGACTATCGCGATATCGAAACGATCAATTTTTATAATGAAAAGATCTCGCAAGGCATCCCGCAAGAAGACGTCATGAAATCCATCCATGTAAAAGGACGTGACAATGCCCGCACCCCGTTCCAGTGGAACCGCGGCCTGCACGGCGGCTTTACAACCGGGACACCGTGGCTTGAAGTAAATGCAAACCATAAGGATATCAACGCTGAGGATGCGTTGAAAGATGAAGGCTCTATCTTCCATTACTATAAGAAGCTGATCTCATTAAGAAAAGAACACGACATCATCATCTACGGTAAGTATGAGCTGATCTTGAAAGATCATCCTGAGATTTTCGCATATAAAAGAACACTCGGAAACGAGACACTGGTGGTCGTCGCGAACTTTTACGGAAACGAACCGGAGCTTGCACTGCCTTCAGGTTTCGACGGCAGCAAATGCGAAATCGTGATAAACAATTATACGGAAGCAGCCGGACGGCCTTCGGAACTGAAAAAAATGCGCCCGTATGAAACCATTGTTTATCTCATACAAAACTAA
- a CDS encoding carbohydrate ABC transporter permease: protein MKTFKMERLFVIILLILGGIIVSVPFIWMISSSFKPESEVLQIPPTLIPENPTLENYANLFESMNFGVYLRNTLIIVLFSFVGLFFNAMAGYGFAKYQFKGREKIFYIVLATMMIPAQVTMIPVYLILNEMGLTNTMTGIVLPGLAAAFSIFLFRQFMTTIPTDLIEAARLDGAGEFYIFFRLIVPIAKPIFAVQGILTFIGAWNSFLWPLIIANDESLYTLSVGLSLLQGQYANNFGLQMAGAAFMVVPIIIIFSFFQKYIVEGFTMSGIK from the coding sequence ATGAAAACATTTAAAATGGAACGGCTCTTTGTCATCATCTTACTGATTCTCGGCGGTATCATTGTATCCGTTCCTTTCATCTGGATGATCTCAAGCTCATTCAAGCCTGAAAGCGAAGTGCTTCAAATACCGCCAACGCTGATTCCTGAGAATCCGACTCTCGAAAATTACGCCAATTTGTTTGAAAGCATGAACTTCGGGGTCTATTTACGAAACACCTTGATCATTGTCCTCTTCTCCTTTGTAGGCCTGTTCTTCAATGCCATGGCTGGCTACGGATTTGCAAAGTATCAATTTAAAGGAAGAGAAAAGATCTTTTACATCGTGCTTGCGACAATGATGATCCCTGCACAAGTAACCATGATTCCCGTTTACTTGATTTTAAATGAAATGGGACTGACAAATACGATGACAGGGATCGTCCTGCCTGGACTTGCAGCTGCCTTCAGTATCTTCCTGTTCAGACAATTCATGACGACGATCCCGACCGACCTGATCGAGGCTGCACGTCTTGACGGCGCCGGGGAATTCTATATCTTCTTCCGCTTGATCGTACCGATTGCGAAACCGATTTTCGCCGTCCAGGGTATCCTTACCTTCATCGGTGCCTGGAACAGCTTCTTATGGCCGTTGATCATTGCGAATGATGAAAGTCTTTATACATTGTCTGTAGGACTATCACTTCTCCAAGGGCAGTATGCGAATAACTTTGGCCTGCAGATGGCCGGAGCTGCGTTCATGGTCGTACCGATCATCATCATCTTCTCCTTCTTCCAGAAATATATCGTGGAAGGATTTACGATGTCGGGGATTAAATAA
- a CDS encoding carbohydrate ABC transporter permease has translation MSNGLKGFRTNKHPYVFIAPAVVILTVFSIVPIIVAFLISFTDLDLAGLANWSNVNFVGMENYSKLISDDLFHKSIYNTFFYVIIGVPLVIVFSLGIALLLNYGTSKLFTVFRGVYYMPSITNIIAVAVIWGFLYNTEYGLFNYLLSLLDVEKIPWLGEPTIAKLSLIVLAVWKGIGINMIIFLAALQGIPKSYYEAAEMDGANRWQVLWNVTIPLLRYATFFVTVTTLIGWLQFFEEPFVMTNGGPLDGTISMALFIYQKGFQFSEFGYAAAGSFILFVFIIIITLVQFKIRKSDTEY, from the coding sequence ATGAGCAATGGATTAAAAGGTTTCAGAACAAATAAGCATCCATACGTGTTTATTGCTCCTGCAGTGGTCATTTTGACTGTCTTCAGCATTGTTCCGATCATAGTGGCCTTTCTGATCAGCTTTACGGATCTGGATTTGGCAGGACTGGCCAACTGGTCGAATGTGAACTTTGTCGGTATGGAAAACTACTCTAAATTGATATCGGATGATCTGTTCCATAAGTCGATTTACAACACGTTCTTCTATGTCATCATCGGGGTTCCCCTTGTCATTGTTTTCTCTTTAGGGATTGCGCTCCTTCTCAATTACGGGACAAGCAAACTGTTCACAGTATTCAGAGGTGTGTATTACATGCCTTCCATCACGAACATCATCGCTGTGGCCGTTATCTGGGGATTTCTTTATAACACGGAATATGGATTATTCAATTACTTACTATCATTACTGGATGTCGAGAAGATTCCTTGGTTAGGAGAGCCAACGATCGCCAAGTTATCGTTGATTGTTTTAGCTGTATGGAAAGGGATCGGGATCAACATGATCATCTTTCTCGCTGCACTTCAGGGCATTCCGAAATCGTATTATGAAGCGGCTGAAATGGACGGGGCCAACCGCTGGCAGGTCCTGTGGAATGTCACGATCCCATTGTTGCGCTATGCTACCTTCTTCGTGACCGTCACGACACTGATCGGCTGGCTGCAATTTTTCGAGGAACCGTTCGTCATGACAAACGGCGGCCCGCTGGATGGAACGATTTCTATGGCATTATTCATCTACCAAAAAGGTTTCCAGTTCAGTGAATTCGGTTACGCAGCGGCAGGTTCATTCATTCTGTTCGTGTTTATCATCATCATTACATTGGTTCAATTTAAGATTAGAAAATCTGATACAGAATACTAA
- a CDS encoding sugar ABC transporter substrate-binding protein, whose translation MRKKSWTLLLVAMMALSTVLAACGGGGDSKDGKTEISVWAMGEEGKKLKEMASKFEEENKDISVKVQAIPWGNAHDKLLTAVASGNGPDVLQLGTTWVPEFADAGALLDLTPHLEDYPEFKPENFFEGSVTSMKYDDKIVGVPWYIDTRVLYYRTDLLKEAGYDKAPATWDEMKDAAEKLNARGDDMYGLDIDRNDQITPFIFAWQNGYEFEGKDKMNFDSPEFKGAIEYYASYFQEGLSPTAEGIDIVQAFKSGSKPMFFSGPWMINIINDQAPDLKDKWAVAEMPKKETNTSSMGGSNLSIFHNSENVDESLKFISYMNEVDTQMEWLEMSNTLPSRTEAWEEPKLKEDPLLSVFGKQLENTKASPQIKEFEKIAQEFLSSIERITVGGADIDKELEQFNKKANEIVE comes from the coding sequence ATGAGAAAGAAATCATGGACACTACTATTAGTCGCTATGATGGCATTATCCACTGTTTTGGCAGCATGCGGAGGCGGCGGTGACTCAAAAGACGGCAAAACAGAAATCAGCGTCTGGGCAATGGGTGAAGAAGGAAAAAAACTTAAAGAAATGGCTTCTAAATTCGAAGAAGAAAACAAAGACATCTCGGTTAAAGTACAAGCAATTCCTTGGGGCAATGCTCACGACAAGCTTCTGACGGCAGTCGCTTCAGGCAACGGCCCTGACGTACTTCAATTAGGGACAACTTGGGTACCTGAATTTGCTGACGCAGGTGCACTATTGGATTTGACTCCTCACTTAGAAGATTATCCAGAATTCAAGCCTGAGAATTTCTTCGAAGGTTCCGTTACTTCCATGAAGTATGATGACAAAATTGTTGGTGTTCCTTGGTACATCGATACACGCGTTCTATACTACCGTACAGATCTATTGAAAGAAGCCGGATACGACAAGGCTCCTGCAACTTGGGATGAAATGAAAGATGCAGCTGAAAAGCTGAACGCTCGCGGTGACGACATGTACGGACTTGATATCGACCGTAATGACCAAATCACTCCATTCATCTTTGCATGGCAAAATGGATACGAGTTCGAAGGCAAGGACAAAATGAACTTCGACAGCCCTGAATTCAAGGGAGCGATCGAGTACTATGCAAGCTACTTCCAGGAAGGCCTGAGCCCTACTGCTGAAGGAATCGATATTGTACAAGCATTCAAGAGCGGTTCGAAACCGATGTTCTTCAGCGGTCCTTGGATGATCAACATCATCAACGACCAGGCTCCTGACCTTAAAGACAAATGGGCAGTAGCGGAAATGCCGAAGAAAGAAACAAACACATCAAGCATGGGCGGATCGAACCTGTCGATCTTCCACAACTCTGAAAATGTTGATGAATCTCTTAAATTCATCTCTTATATGAACGAAGTGGACACACAAATGGAATGGCTGGAAATGTCAAACACACTTCCTTCACGCACAGAAGCTTGGGAAGAGCCTAAGTTAAAAGAAGATCCTTTACTATCTGTTTTTGGTAAGCAGCTTGAAAACACGAAAGCATCACCTCAAATTAAAGAATTTGAAAAGATCGCACAGGAATTCCTTTCTTCCATTGAAAGAATCACTGTCGGCGGTGCTGATATCGATAAAGAGTTAGAGCAATTCAATAAGAAGGCAAATGAAATAGTTGAGTAA
- the bglX gene encoding beta-glucosidase BglX, with the protein MNEHKLTSLVKEMTLDEKIAQLTQLATPFFKGASDGGQITGPMADMGITDDMIENTGSVLGASGAKEVKNIQRKHLEDNRLGIPLLVMSDIVHGYKTIFPVPLAIGCSWDLELAEKSAEIAAKEASASGVHVTFAPMVDLVRDPRWGRVMESTGEDPYLNSEFARAFVRGFQGNDLTNEKDRVAACVKHFAAYGAAEGGRDYNTVDMSERELREIYLPAYKAALDEGCEMVMTAFNTVFGIPATGNKKLMRSILREEMGFDGILISDWGAVKEMIPHGVAEDEKEAALKALTAGVDIEMMTSTYVKYLRALVEEGQLDESLIDEAVQRILTLKEKLGLFENPYRGADEELEEELVMSASHREAARDLAAKSAVLLKNEGVLPLDKNQKIALIGPFAENGDILGPWSWLGSKEDAVTVKEGFLQKIDPSQLSVAKGSAIETITEEQIQEALEAAKDADVIVLALGEDSEMSGEAGCRADIKLLGAQLELIQRIKELGKPTVSVLFNGRPLDLHGVWDQTDAVLEAWYPGTEGGSAVADLLFGDRNPSGRLTMSFPYSSGQIPVYYNHYNTGRPKGAPDAQERYVSQYLDIPNSPLFPFGFGLSYTEFKYDCLKLSNETLGYEDSLEISITVTNSGKLAGEEVVQLYVRDVSGEVVRPLKELKDFRKISLEAGETKEVTFALKEEQLRYHHSDLTFTSDPGTFIAYIGGNSKEVMEKSFTLVK; encoded by the coding sequence ATGAATGAACACAAACTTACTTCATTAGTAAAAGAAATGACATTGGATGAAAAGATTGCTCAACTGACTCAGCTTGCCACTCCATTTTTTAAAGGGGCAAGTGACGGAGGGCAGATCACGGGCCCGATGGCCGATATGGGTATCACCGATGACATGATCGAGAACACGGGATCGGTCCTCGGTGCGTCCGGAGCGAAAGAAGTGAAGAACATCCAACGAAAGCATCTGGAAGATAACCGGTTAGGCATTCCTTTATTAGTTATGTCTGATATCGTGCACGGATATAAAACCATTTTTCCGGTACCGCTTGCGATCGGGTGCTCATGGGACCTTGAACTGGCAGAGAAAAGTGCAGAAATTGCGGCAAAAGAAGCATCTGCATCCGGTGTGCATGTCACATTTGCCCCGATGGTCGACCTTGTCCGCGATCCACGCTGGGGCAGGGTGATGGAATCGACAGGAGAAGACCCTTATTTAAATAGTGAGTTTGCCAGGGCATTTGTGCGAGGCTTCCAAGGAAACGACCTGACCAATGAAAAAGACCGCGTCGCTGCATGCGTGAAGCACTTCGCAGCTTACGGGGCAGCGGAAGGAGGCCGTGACTACAACACGGTGGACATGTCCGAACGTGAGCTTCGTGAAATTTATCTTCCAGCTTATAAAGCGGCGCTTGATGAAGGGTGTGAGATGGTGATGACCGCGTTCAATACCGTCTTCGGGATTCCAGCTACCGGAAACAAGAAGCTGATGCGCTCGATTCTCCGCGAAGAAATGGGCTTTGACGGCATACTGATCTCGGACTGGGGTGCAGTGAAGGAAATGATTCCTCACGGCGTTGCCGAGGATGAAAAGGAAGCTGCTTTGAAAGCTCTTACGGCTGGTGTGGATATCGAAATGATGACATCGACATATGTGAAATACCTGCGGGCATTGGTAGAAGAGGGGCAGCTTGATGAATCACTGATTGATGAAGCTGTCCAACGGATCCTGACTCTGAAAGAGAAGCTTGGTTTATTCGAGAATCCATATCGGGGAGCGGATGAAGAGCTAGAGGAAGAACTCGTCATGAGTGCTTCTCACCGTGAAGCTGCAAGGGATCTTGCTGCCAAATCGGCTGTGCTGTTGAAAAATGAAGGCGTTTTACCACTTGATAAGAATCAGAAGATTGCATTGATCGGTCCTTTTGCAGAAAACGGAGATATCCTCGGACCGTGGTCGTGGCTTGGTTCGAAAGAAGATGCCGTGACGGTGAAGGAAGGATTTTTACAAAAAATCGATCCTTCACAGCTGTCTGTCGCAAAAGGCAGTGCTATTGAAACAATTACTGAAGAGCAAATACAAGAAGCGTTGGAAGCGGCAAAAGACGCTGATGTGATCGTCCTTGCACTCGGTGAAGATTCGGAAATGAGCGGTGAAGCAGGCTGCCGCGCGGATATCAAGCTCCTGGGGGCGCAGCTGGAATTGATTCAGCGCATCAAAGAACTCGGCAAGCCTACGGTATCCGTCTTATTCAATGGACGCCCGCTCGATCTGCACGGTGTGTGGGATCAAACGGATGCCGTACTCGAAGCCTGGTATCCGGGCACGGAAGGCGGATCTGCCGTGGCTGACTTGTTATTCGGGGACAGAAATCCATCCGGCCGCCTAACGATGTCCTTCCCTTACAGTTCAGGACAGATTCCGGTTTATTATAATCACTACAATACCGGCCGGCCAAAGGGAGCACCTGATGCACAGGAACGCTATGTATCTCAATACCTCGACATTCCGAACAGTCCGCTGTTCCCGTTCGGTTTCGGTTTGAGTTATACAGAATTTAAGTATGATTGCTTGAAGCTTTCCAATGAAACATTGGGCTATGAGGATTCCTTGGAAATATCTATAACCGTGACAAACAGCGGCAAACTTGCGGGGGAAGAAGTCGTTCAATTGTACGTCCGGGATGTGAGCGGAGAAGTGGTCCGCCCGCTGAAAGAACTAAAGGATTTTAGAAAAATCAGCCTGGAAGCTGGTGAAACGAAGGAAGTGACCTTCGCCCTCAAAGAGGAGCAGCTGCGTTACCATCATTCCGATCTTACGTTTACGAGCGATCCGGGAACATTCATCGCTTATATTGGGGGAAACAGCAAAGAAGTCATGGAGAAATCGTTCACACTAGTAAAATAA
- a CDS encoding GH36-type glycosyl hydrolase domain-containing protein, with protein MNSNIALTSGELTFNFLPRGDLFAVTHKDIMVNGLMTNAIDGSLNNLFLRIHGGDGIKFVPMVGIKSESTVEWAESQVKWSGSFEGVSYEVVFTLTDKGIWFWDITVDGKDVEVDLIYGQDLGLADKGAVRSNEAYMSQYIDHRVFESEEKGYVVCSRQNQPQSSGFPYLQQGALGKAAGYSTDGFQFFGLSYKECDEPEILTKESLANEVYQYEFAYTALGSPKVALNGKERFTFYGVFKEDHAEAIESLEYEDEIAAAWEEAQGIVSAFGTSGDAVRLRPEIGKPLHTLSMTESEVEDRFAARHNEEREGDALLSFFTDTHEHVVLKEKELMVERPHGHILMSGENHRLKDNTITTTSFMYGLFNSQLVVGNTSFNKMLTNQRSHLNVMKTSGQRIYVEVDGEYRLLTMPSMFEVGFNYARWYYKTEDDMIVVTNYTVVDSPEVQLHVKSENGRAYRYLVSNQVTMNNNEYEREFQLKQEGDVLTVTADRDSDSSSTFPRLCYRMKVDGAEVVVGREEKLAEHAEEGAASLLVLDVSAAAEWNLTVQGLLNGEEIDFVKRDINEEIEKYREYYRGVMNGFNLSQGEGMSAELDKVNSLAWWYTHNMLVHYSVPHGLEQYGGAAWGTRDVCQGPTEYFMATQNYESVKEIIKTVYSHQYEDNGNWPQWFMFDKYYKIQQDDSHGDIIVWPLKVVSDYIAATNDYRILQEEIPYTERDGFGFTKEKATLLHHIRKELSYIKENFLHDTFLSSYGDGDWDDTLQPANANLKKYMASSWTVALTYQVVVKLSTVLKGVLEEAQEFRALAEGIQQDFNKYILQDDVIPGFVYMEEAGKPEFMVHPTDTKTGIHYRLLPMNRSIISELFTPEQAASHYNLVKEHLYCPDGVRLMNRPAKYAGGVSTHFKRAEQASNFGREIGLQYVHAHIRYVEAMAKLGYTDEVWNGLEIINPVGLKDAVPNAERRQSNAYFSSSDGKFNTRYEAQDRFGELRDGSVPVKGGWRIYSSGPGIYMNQLISNALGVRQEGEDLVIDPVLPEHLDGLTFEFKYNHRPVTFVYHLGSADGKRVVVNGQQAAGETVSNRYRSGGVRVRKEELEQLLKEDSNKIDIYI; from the coding sequence ATGAATTCAAACATTGCACTTACATCGGGAGAGCTGACATTTAACTTTTTACCACGCGGCGACTTGTTTGCTGTTACTCATAAGGACATCATGGTGAACGGACTGATGACCAATGCTATCGACGGTTCATTGAATAATCTATTTTTACGAATCCATGGAGGGGACGGAATCAAGTTCGTACCGATGGTTGGTATAAAGTCAGAAAGCACAGTCGAGTGGGCTGAATCGCAGGTGAAATGGAGTGGTTCATTCGAAGGTGTTTCGTATGAAGTCGTATTCACTTTGACTGATAAAGGAATCTGGTTCTGGGATATCACGGTAGACGGGAAAGACGTTGAAGTTGACCTGATCTACGGACAAGACCTTGGTCTTGCAGATAAAGGCGCGGTCCGCTCAAATGAAGCCTATATGTCACAATACATCGATCACCGAGTTTTTGAAAGTGAAGAAAAAGGATATGTCGTCTGCTCCAGGCAAAATCAGCCGCAGTCCAGTGGATTCCCTTATCTTCAGCAGGGGGCCCTTGGGAAAGCGGCAGGCTATTCCACTGACGGCTTTCAATTCTTCGGGTTGTCTTATAAAGAATGCGATGAGCCGGAAATCCTCACGAAAGAGTCGCTTGCGAATGAAGTGTATCAGTATGAATTCGCATATACGGCTCTTGGGTCTCCGAAAGTCGCATTGAATGGCAAAGAACGCTTTACGTTCTACGGGGTGTTCAAAGAAGACCATGCAGAGGCGATCGAATCGCTTGAATATGAAGATGAAATTGCAGCAGCTTGGGAAGAAGCACAAGGGATCGTTTCAGCATTCGGAACTTCAGGCGATGCCGTCAGGTTAAGACCTGAAATCGGCAAGCCGCTGCACACTCTTTCGATGACTGAAAGTGAGGTGGAGGACCGGTTTGCAGCCCGTCATAATGAAGAGCGGGAAGGCGATGCGCTTCTATCCTTCTTCACGGATACACATGAGCATGTCGTGTTGAAAGAGAAGGAATTGATGGTGGAAAGGCCTCACGGGCATATTCTGATGTCGGGTGAAAACCACCGCCTGAAGGATAATACCATCACGACGACATCGTTCATGTACGGATTGTTCAACTCGCAGCTTGTGGTAGGAAATACTTCCTTTAATAAAATGCTGACGAATCAGCGCAGCCACTTGAATGTCATGAAGACTTCGGGGCAGCGTATTTACGTAGAGGTGGACGGTGAGTACCGTCTGCTGACGATGCCATCGATGTTCGAGGTAGGCTTCAACTACGCCCGCTGGTACTACAAGACTGAGGACGATATGATCGTCGTGACGAATTATACCGTGGTCGATTCACCAGAAGTGCAGCTCCATGTGAAATCTGAAAACGGCAGGGCATACCGTTATCTGGTATCGAACCAGGTGACGATGAATAACAATGAATATGAAAGAGAATTCCAACTCAAACAGGAGGGTGACGTGCTGACGGTCACTGCCGATCGGGATTCGGACAGCAGTTCAACTTTCCCTCGTTTATGCTACCGGATGAAGGTGGACGGCGCAGAAGTCGTGGTCGGCCGTGAAGAAAAGCTAGCAGAACATGCAGAAGAAGGGGCAGCTTCCCTGCTCGTACTCGACGTCAGCGCCGCAGCGGAATGGAACCTGACCGTTCAGGGCCTTCTGAATGGAGAAGAGATTGATTTTGTGAAACGCGACATAAATGAAGAGATCGAAAAATACCGCGAATACTATAGAGGGGTCATGAACGGATTCAACCTTTCACAAGGTGAAGGGATGTCTGCGGAGCTTGATAAAGTGAACTCGCTCGCTTGGTGGTATACGCATAACATGCTTGTTCACTACTCAGTGCCGCACGGGTTAGAGCAATATGGCGGAGCAGCGTGGGGTACGCGAGATGTGTGTCAGGGACCGACTGAATACTTCATGGCGACACAGAACTATGAGTCTGTGAAAGAAATCATCAAGACCGTCTACTCCCATCAATACGAAGATAACGGCAACTGGCCGCAATGGTTCATGTTCGATAAATATTACAAGATCCAGCAGGACGACAGCCACGGGGATATCATCGTCTGGCCGCTGAAAGTAGTAAGCGATTATATTGCTGCGACGAATGATTATCGGATTTTACAAGAAGAAATCCCGTATACAGAGCGTGACGGTTTCGGATTCACGAAAGAGAAAGCGACGCTTCTCCATCATATCCGTAAGGAACTTTCCTATATCAAGGAAAACTTCTTGCATGATACATTCCTGTCTTCCTACGGAGACGGGGACTGGGATGATACGCTTCAGCCTGCGAATGCCAACCTGAAGAAATATATGGCGAGCAGCTGGACAGTTGCCTTGACGTATCAAGTGGTCGTGAAGCTGTCCACTGTGCTCAAAGGGGTTTTAGAAGAAGCGCAGGAGTTCCGCGCCCTCGCAGAAGGCATCCAGCAGGATTTCAACAAGTATATCCTGCAAGATGATGTCATTCCTGGATTCGTGTATATGGAAGAAGCGGGGAAACCTGAGTTCATGGTTCATCCGACGGATACGAAAACAGGCATCCATTACCGCCTGCTCCCGATGAACCGAAGCATCATTTCAGAGCTGTTCACTCCTGAACAGGCTGCTTCACACTATAACTTGGTGAAGGAGCACTTATACTGTCCTGACGGTGTCCGTCTCATGAACCGCCCGGCCAAGTATGCAGGAGGAGTCAGCACGCACTTCAAACGCGCCGAACAGGCTTCCAACTTCGGCCGTGAAATCGGTCTGCAATATGTCCATGCCCACATCCGTTACGTGGAAGCGATGGCGAAACTGGGATACACGGATGAAGTGTGGAATGGATTGGAGATCATTAATCCAGTCGGGCTGAAAGATGCTGTTCCAAATGCGGAAAGGCGCCAGAGCAATGCATATTTCAGTTCTTCTGACGGTAAATTCAACACCCGCTATGAAGCACAGGATCGATTCGGGGAGCTGCGTGACGGTTCCGTACCGGTCAAAGGCGGTTGGAGAATCTATTCAAGCGGGCCTGGAATCTACATGAATCAGTTGATTTCAAATGCTCTCGGTGTCCGTCAGGAAGGTGAGGACCTCGTGATCGATCCGGTTCTTCCTGAACACCTCGATGGGCTGACATTTGAATTCAAGTACAACCATCGTCCGGTCACATTTGTCTACCATCTGGGAAGCGCTGATGGCAAACGTGTTGTCGTCAATGGACAGCAAGCCGCCGGCGAAACCGTCTCCAACCGCTACAGAAGCGGAGGGGTGCGCGTGAGAAAAGAAGAACTCGAGCAGCTCCTGAAAGAAGACAGCAATAAAATAGACATCTATATCTAA
- a CDS encoding mismatch-specific DNA-glycosylase — protein MSSIPDHLQEGLHIVFIGFNPSIMSGKTGHHYANPTNRFWKILHQSGLTPRLYRTEEDGDLIELGYGMTNIVARPTKDASEITKDEYEEGRVILKEKLETYRPRTACFVGKGVYQQFAKKKKVPWGWQEESVVEGVRDFVAPSSSGLVRMKVEEIADIYRKLLREESPV, from the coding sequence TTGAGTTCAATACCGGATCATTTGCAAGAAGGGCTGCATATCGTATTTATCGGCTTCAATCCAAGCATCATGTCAGGTAAAACGGGGCATCATTATGCCAACCCGACGAACAGGTTCTGGAAAATCCTCCATCAATCGGGCTTGACGCCCCGTTTATACCGGACCGAGGAGGACGGGGATTTGATAGAGCTGGGTTATGGAATGACCAATATCGTGGCACGGCCAACGAAGGATGCTTCTGAAATCACGAAGGATGAATATGAAGAAGGAAGAGTCATCCTGAAAGAGAAACTGGAAACATATAGACCCCGTACTGCCTGTTTTGTCGGCAAAGGAGTCTATCAGCAGTTTGCCAAGAAGAAGAAGGTTCCCTGGGGATGGCAGGAAGAGTCGGTCGTCGAAGGAGTCCGTGACTTCGTAGCCCCGTCATCCAGCGGACTTGTACGGATGAAGGTAGAAGAAATCGCGGATATTTATCGAAAGTTGTTGAGGGAGGAAAGCCCTGTTTGA